A region from the Candidatus Limnocylindria bacterium genome encodes:
- the ilvC gene encoding ketol-acid reductoisomerase produces the protein PYMGKGRTLLVAHAFSVHFGEVKPHAEADVVMIAPKAPGHRMREVFKEGKGVPALLAVYQDVSGKAEQTALAYAQGVGATRAGVIATTFAEEVETDWFGEQVILCGGISELMKASFDTLVDAGYQPEVAYFECVNEMKLIVDLIYEGGLSYMRYSVSDTAEFGDYTVGPRIIDARVRAEMKKVLSDIRDGTHAKKWIAEYRSGAKNLYAQRAKEQEQPLEQVGRRLRQMMPWLPKREVPGRAAARPEPARPPEPVAAAD, from the coding sequence CGCCGTACATGGGCAAGGGCCGGACGCTCCTCGTCGCGCACGCGTTCTCGGTCCACTTCGGCGAGGTGAAGCCGCATGCCGAGGCCGACGTCGTGATGATCGCGCCGAAAGCGCCGGGCCACCGCATGCGCGAGGTCTTCAAGGAAGGCAAGGGCGTGCCGGCGCTCCTCGCCGTGTATCAGGACGTTTCCGGCAAGGCCGAGCAGACCGCCCTCGCGTACGCGCAGGGCGTCGGCGCGACGCGCGCCGGTGTCATCGCGACGACGTTCGCGGAGGAGGTGGAGACCGACTGGTTCGGCGAGCAGGTCATCCTCTGCGGCGGCATCAGCGAGCTCATGAAGGCGAGCTTTGACACGCTCGTGGACGCCGGGTACCAGCCCGAGGTCGCGTACTTCGAGTGCGTGAACGAGATGAAGCTCATCGTCGACCTCATCTACGAAGGCGGGCTCTCGTACATGCGGTACTCCGTGTCCGACACCGCCGAGTTCGGCGACTACACCGTCGGGCCGCGGATCATCGACGCGCGCGTGCGCGCCGAGATGAAGAAGGTGCTCAGCGACATCCGCGACGGCACGCACGCGAAGAAGTGGATCGCGGAGTACCGCAGCGGCGCCAAGAACCTGTACGCGCAGCGCGCCAAGGAGCAGGAGCAGCCGCTCGAGCAGGTCGGGCGTCGCCTGCGCCAGATGATGCCTTGGCTTCCAAAGCGCGAAGTACCAGGGCGCGCAGCCGCGCGTCCAGAGCCGGCGCGACCGCCGGAGCCCGTCGCGGCCGCGGACTAA